In Arvicola amphibius chromosome 1, mArvAmp1.2, whole genome shotgun sequence, one DNA window encodes the following:
- the LOC119812017 gene encoding RNA exonuclease 5-like, with translation MELETETIPRKRKGAPNSALATEPDLEDEEPRAKKFSLPPLKSSFLFDVIGLQKKKLARGFPRTVKGGPLTSAILKSSINLQNDPIIQKYGFTRCLLTKREMEIFHFPLQVN, from the exons ATGGAGCTAGAGACGGAGACGAtccccaggaagaggaagggggccCCGAACTCGGCCCTGGCGACAGAGCCGGATCTCGAGGACGAGGAGCCTAGAGCCAAG aaattCAGCTTGCCTCCTCTGAAATCCAGTTTTCTATTTGATGTCATTGGGCTGCAAAAGAAGAAATTAGCCAGAGGTTTTCCTAGGACTGTTAAAG GAGGACCTTTAACTTCTGCCATTTTAAAGTCCAGCATCAACCTGCAGAATGACCCCATCATTCAGAAGTATGGCTTCACTAGATGCCTTCTGACAAAAAGGGAAATGGAAATATTTCACTTTCCACTACAAG